The window TTAAGCTCAATAAAAAAACTCCATATCCCTCAAGTGCCTGGCCTGCTGAATGCAGCTCTGCATGTTGAGGTACAGTAGGGGAACAGGGCATCCACAGGAAGAGCATTCATATAGTTCTGTAACACGCAACccagaaaaaaagccatttgaACCAAACTATTAAAAAACGTTCTATAACAGTAGACTGCGGTTGAACTGGTAGTGGAGtggacagcagctgcagcagccgcgTTCGGTTGTCTGCAAACAGCCACACTCAGTCCTTGTACTCGGTGTACTTCTTGGCCGAGCCGTGCACCTTGCTGGCGGGGTATTTCAATCGGTTCAGGGCCATTTTGCGCAGCACCGCCTGGGGAAGGTCCACGCGACACTTCTCGGCGAGCTCCACCAGGTAGATCAACACGTCGCTGAGCTCCTGCGCCAGCCGCTCCCGCTCCGACTCGCTCCAGTCGGGCAGGCCCTCGGCGACCTCCCCCCGCCACTGGAAGAGCTCGGCCACCTCGCCCACCTCCCCGACCATGGCCAGCAGCAGGTTGCGGGGCTGGTGGAACTGGTTCCAGGCGCGCTCGTCCGTGAACTCCGCCTGCATGCGCCGAATGTCCTCAATGGTGGGCGCGGGGGTGAAGGTGAACTTGCCcggctccgccgccgccgccgctccgttCCGCAGCTCGGGGCCGGCTGATGCCCACGCGGCCGCTCCGTTCGCCGCCGCCGAGCCGTTTGAAGACACCGGCGACACGTCGTCTTTTAATCCGCACTCTCCTGTTCCGTTCGTAGCCATCATTGTTGTGGGGATTGTGTCCGACGTGTCGCTCAAAAACACGATTTTAACTGATAACGACAGCCTGCTCTTCCACAGCCCCGCAGAAGTCCCGCCAGTTGTTTGGCCGGAAATGACGCCGGTTatgccggaaaccggaaactCCTCGCGGCCTGGGCTTTGTAGTTTTACCCCAACGTGCGTATTAAACGtcgccgcaaaaaaaaaaaaactacagttcCCGTCTGGTGTGCGCTGGACTGTCGAAGGCAACATGGCGGCCTCCTCTGCGGCAGCAGGTGAGCTGCTGCTCAATGTGAATAGAAGAATGTCGCTATTTTATCCGAAGGCTTCGTGCGCGATACGA is drawn from Scophthalmus maximus strain ysfricsl-2021 chromosome 8, ASM2237912v1, whole genome shotgun sequence and contains these coding sequences:
- the dctpp1 gene encoding glutamyl-tRNA(Gln) amidotransferase subunit B, mitochondrial; the encoded protein is MLPSTVQRTPDGNCSFFFFAATFNTHVGVKLQSPGREEFPVSGITGVISGQTTGGTSAGLWKSRLSLSVKIVFLSDTSDTIPTTMMATNGTGECGLKDDVSPVSSNGSAAANGAAAWASAGPELRNGAAAAAEPGKFTFTPAPTIEDIRRMQAEFTDERAWNQFHQPRNLLLAMVGEVGEVAELFQWRGEVAEGLPDWSESERERLAQELSDVLIYLVELAEKCRVDLPQAVLRKMALNRLKYPASKVHGSAKKYTEYKD